DNA from Mycobacteriales bacterium:
AGGCCCGCCCGGCGCGGGACGCCGAAGCCCGACCCACGCGGGACGCCACGGCCCGCCCGGCGCGGGACGCCGAAGCCCGACCCGCGCGGGACGCCAAGGCCCGACCCGCGCGGGACGCCAAGGCCCGCCCGGCGCGGGACGCCGAAGCCCGACCCGCGCGGGACGTCGAACGGCCCCGCCCGGCAGGATGCCGGGCGGGGCCGAGGAACGAGCTCAGACGCGGACGAGCTCGCCCGGGGTGTCCTCCGGGAGGGCCTGGTTGCGCCGCAGCAGCGCCGGCGCCCACCAGTTCCACTTGCCCAGCAGCGTCATCGCCGCCGGCAGCAGCACCGCCCGGACCAGCGTCGCGTCCAGCAGCACCGCGGCCGCCAGTCCGACGCCCATCTGCTTGAACTCCAGCCCGCTCAGCGTGCCGAAGATCGAGAACACCGCGACCATGACGACGGCGGCGCTGGTGACCGCGCCGGCCGAGCCCACGATCCCCTGCCGTACGGCGTCCCGGGTCGGCACCCCGCGCAGCGCCAGCTCCCGGATCCGGCTGACCACGAACACGTGGTAGTCCATCGAGAGCCCGAACAGCACCACGAACAGGAACATCGGCAACCAGGCCACGATCGTCCCGTTGGACCGGAACCCGAGCAGGCCCTCGGCCCAGGTGTGCTGGAACACCGCCACCATCAGCCCGTACGCGGCCCCGACCGAGAGCAGGTTGAGCACGATCGCGGTCGCCGCCACCACCACCGACCGGAACGTCCACAGCACCAGCAGGAACGTCAGCCCGAGCACGAAGCCGACCACCAACGGCAGCCGGTCGGACAGCGACCTCGAGAAGTCGACCGAGGCCGCGGTGTCGCCGCCGACGGCCACGCTCGCGCCGGGCACCCGGCCGACCGTCGCCGGGACGAACTGGGTCCGGACCAGCGTCAGCGCCTCCTTGGCCGCGGCCGACTCGGCGTCCGCGCGGACGTGCAGGGTGAGCCGGCTCGTCGACCCGTCCGGCGAGACGTCCAGATCCGGCTGCGGGCCGGGCGCGAAGTGCGGGTCGGCGGCGGCCCGGCCGTTCAGGTCGAGCAGCGCGGTCCGGACCGCGGCCGCATCCGGGCCGCGGACCACGACCACGTCGGACGCGCCCTCGCTCGGGAACGCCGCGGTGAGCCGGTCGTAGGTCTGCAGCGCCGGGATCGAGCGGGGCAGGTCGGCCACGCCGGTCAGGCTGGTCTTCATCCCCAGCGCCGGCAGCGCGAGCAGGAGCAGCGCGCCCGCCCCGACCCCGAGGGCGAGCGCGGGACGGCGCAGCGTCGGGCGCAGCAGCGCCGGCCACAGCCGCGGCGCCCGGCCCGGCCGCATCGTCAGCCGGTGCAGGAACGGCACCCGCGGCCGGTCGACCCAGCGCCCGAGCCCGGCCAGCACGGCCGGCAGCACGGTGATCGAGCCGAGCACGGACACCGCGACCACGAGGATCGCGCCGAGCGCGAGCGAGGAGAAGATCACGCTGCCGGACAGGAACATGCCGGCCATCGCGACCGCGACCGTGCAGCCGGAGATGACCACGGCCCGGCCCGAGGTGGCGGCGGCGATCTCGACCGCGTCCAGCGCCGTACGGCCCCGGGCCCGTTCCTCCCGCGCCCGCCGGACGTAGAACAGCGAGTAGTCGACCCCGACGGCCATCCCGATCAGCAGCACCACGCTCGCGGTCGTGTCGGTGACCGGCAGCAGGTGCGAGGACAGCGCGGACAGCCCCATCGCCGCGGCCACCGAGGTCAGCGCCAGCAGCACCGGCACCGCCGCGGCCAGCAGCGCGCCGAAGGCCACGATGAGGATCA
Protein-coding regions in this window:
- a CDS encoding MMPL family transporter, translated to MASRSPGRVVRIARWSAEHRWRAVLGWIAFVVVCVGIGGIAGTATQTDTDQAVGEWGRAERMIEAGHFDDPAVENVLITARSGRLDADAASAAATEAAGRLHGLSQVASVSAPVTAPGGKAVLVRAAMTGAADDAGTNVQPLLDATAAVQAAHPDLRVEEVGGGTIDKALDKTYGEDFQRAEVLSLPVTLVILIVAFGALLAAAVPVLLALTSVAAAMGLSALSSHLLPVTDTTASVVLLIGMAVGVDYSLFYVRRAREERARGRTALDAVEIAAATSGRAVVISGCTVAVAMAGMFLSGSVIFSSLALGAILVVAVSVLGSITVLPAVLAGLGRWVDRPRVPFLHRLTMRPGRAPRLWPALLRPTLRRPALALGVGAGALLLLALPALGMKTSLTGVADLPRSIPALQTYDRLTAAFPSEGASDVVVVRGPDAAAVRTALLDLNGRAAADPHFAPGPQPDLDVSPDGSTSRLTLHVRADAESAAAKEALTLVRTQFVPATVGRVPGASVAVGGDTAASVDFSRSLSDRLPLVVGFVLGLTFLLVLWTFRSVVVAATAIVLNLLSVGAAYGLMVAVFQHTWAEGLLGFRSNGTIVAWLPMFLFVVLFGLSMDYHVFVVSRIRELALRGVPTRDAVRQGIVGSAGAVTSAAVVMVAVFSIFGTLSGLEFKQMGVGLAAAVLLDATLVRAVLLPAAMTLLGKWNWWAPALLRRNQALPEDTPGELVRV